The Metabacillus litoralis genome contains a region encoding:
- a CDS encoding APC family permease, translating to MGNYKKNSITLGGAVGLGTGVMISAGIFALLGQVAELSRQWFPLIFIIGSIVTGFSAYSYMKMSQEFPSAGGIGMFLVKAYGKGTIATAASLMMAISMIINQSLVARTFGTYTLQLFESKQPGFLIPLLGVGLIVFSFIVNISGNTFIQSFTSIASFVKIIGLSVLALSGLWIVDFALPSPQSGAVNQDAGTLNLIAAVSLTILAFKGFTTITNSGAEITKPRKNIGLAISISIIISLVIYLLLAWAVLSNLTIDEIIKAKDYALAEAARPAFGGYGVWFTVILAIIATITGIIASVFAVSRMLAMLSEMSLIPEANFGLKKSVQKNTLVLTVVLAIILTVTLDLTRIASMGAILYLIMDMIVHFGVLKHLRHKVGANPIIVTIALILDGVILSAFILLKIKSDLFVVIVSGIIITLLFVVEKLYLNRKSK from the coding sequence ATGGGCAATTACAAGAAAAATAGTATTACTCTAGGAGGAGCTGTTGGATTGGGTACAGGTGTGATGATCAGTGCCGGCATCTTTGCCTTGCTTGGACAAGTTGCCGAGCTTTCTCGTCAATGGTTTCCTCTTATTTTTATAATTGGTAGTATTGTCACAGGTTTTAGCGCATATTCCTACATGAAAATGAGCCAGGAATTTCCCTCCGCTGGTGGAATTGGTATGTTTTTAGTAAAGGCTTATGGCAAAGGAACAATTGCAACTGCAGCTTCACTAATGATGGCGATTTCGATGATTATTAATCAAAGTTTAGTGGCACGGACATTTGGTACATATACGCTCCAGTTATTTGAGAGCAAACAACCAGGTTTTCTTATCCCATTACTAGGTGTTGGATTAATTGTTTTTTCATTCATTGTAAACATATCAGGAAATACATTTATCCAATCTTTTACTTCCATTGCATCATTTGTAAAAATCATAGGATTATCAGTGCTTGCTTTATCAGGTTTGTGGATTGTTGATTTTGCTTTACCATCACCTCAATCAGGAGCAGTGAACCAAGACGCAGGCACTCTAAATTTGATAGCAGCTGTGTCCTTAACGATCCTTGCCTTTAAGGGATTTACGACAATTACAAATAGTGGAGCTGAAATCACAAAACCTAGAAAAAATATTGGATTAGCAATTAGTATTTCTATTATAATCAGTCTAGTTATCTATTTACTTCTCGCCTGGGCCGTATTAAGCAACCTAACGATAGATGAAATAATAAAGGCAAAGGATTACGCACTTGCAGAAGCTGCCCGTCCGGCCTTTGGTGGTTATGGTGTATGGTTCACAGTCATATTGGCAATCATTGCTACAATTACGGGAATTATAGCAAGTGTTTTTGCCGTTTCTCGGATGTTAGCCATGTTATCGGAAATGAGCCTCATTCCTGAAGCTAATTTTGGGCTTAAAAAATCTGTTCAAAAGAACACTCTAGTGTTAACAGTTGTTTTAGCGATCATTTTAACTGTGACACTTGACTTAACCCGAATTGCATCAATGGGTGCCATTCTATATCTTATTATGGATATGATTGTTCATTTTGGTGTGTTAAAGCACTTACGTCACAAGGTAGGAGCCAATCCCATTATAGTAACAATAGCCTTGATTTTAGATGGGGTTATCCTTAGTGCGTTTATTTTGCTGAAAATAAAGTCAGACTTATTTGTTGTAATCGTCTCAGGAATTATTATTACGTTACTTTTCGTTGTGGAAAAACTTTATTTAAACAGAAAAAGCAAATGA
- a CDS encoding ABC transporter ATP-binding protein, whose product MKQTHLAIEMQDIVKKFGSVVASDSVNFSVKKGEIHALLGENGAGKSTIMSMLSGIYKADSGTIAIHGKICQIRSPKESMELGIGMVHQNFRLVDTLTAIENIILGEKGQIWRGPSWLKKKSEEIEIISEQYGLKFPTNVPIWQLSVGEQQRVEIVKTLYRGADIIIFDEPTSVLTPFEAEQLFQTMKNLKKHGKTMIITTHKLKEVMEVSDRISVMRKGKMVAHRNRADTSVEELAQLMVGALRTKGVTVTSEPIGKPVIEVRNLSVQGERGVLSIDQVSFTIHEHEIVGVAGVAGNGQKELAETLTGLIPWKSGSVMFNQEQLISPTVQSLIDKGIAHIPEDRMKSGLAGSLGIVDNLLLKTYRTTKRTKWGLLQKKQNSEWSRKLVETFDVKTADLHSPVRQLSGGNQQKLLFAREIDQEPKLMIAVHPTQGLDVGATEAVHQMLLNLKLSGGAILLISEDLDEVMKLSDKILVLYNGKVNGVISRAKAEKEYIGQLMAGLDERKEGAVL is encoded by the coding sequence TTGAAACAAACACATCTAGCGATCGAAATGCAAGATATTGTGAAAAAGTTTGGTTCGGTAGTTGCCAGTGATTCTGTTAACTTTTCTGTCAAAAAAGGGGAGATTCATGCCTTATTAGGTGAAAATGGTGCAGGGAAAAGTACCATTATGAGCATGCTTTCCGGTATTTATAAAGCTGATAGTGGCACTATTGCTATACATGGTAAAATATGTCAGATTCGTTCGCCAAAGGAATCAATGGAATTAGGGATTGGTATGGTTCATCAAAACTTCCGTTTGGTCGATACACTAACAGCCATTGAAAATATTATTCTTGGTGAAAAGGGCCAAATATGGCGAGGCCCCTCTTGGTTGAAGAAAAAGAGCGAAGAAATAGAAATAATCTCAGAGCAATATGGACTAAAGTTTCCTACAAATGTTCCAATCTGGCAATTATCCGTTGGAGAGCAACAGCGTGTAGAGATTGTAAAAACACTTTATCGGGGTGCTGACATCATTATTTTCGATGAGCCTACATCTGTTCTGACTCCTTTCGAAGCAGAGCAATTATTTCAAACGATGAAGAACCTAAAAAAACATGGGAAAACAATGATCATCACAACTCACAAACTAAAAGAAGTGATGGAGGTTTCAGATCGAATTTCTGTTATGCGAAAAGGAAAAATGGTTGCTCACCGAAATCGTGCTGATACGTCAGTTGAAGAGTTAGCGCAATTGATGGTCGGAGCCTTACGTACAAAAGGGGTAACAGTTACATCAGAGCCAATCGGAAAACCAGTTATAGAAGTGCGAAATCTTTCCGTTCAAGGAGAGCGTGGGGTGCTTTCGATTGATCAAGTTAGCTTTACGATTCATGAACATGAAATTGTGGGGGTGGCTGGTGTTGCAGGAAATGGACAGAAGGAACTTGCCGAAACGTTAACAGGGCTTATCCCGTGGAAAAGTGGATCGGTCATGTTTAATCAAGAACAACTAATTTCTCCTACCGTTCAGAGTTTAATAGATAAAGGAATTGCCCATATTCCTGAGGATCGTATGAAAAGTGGTTTAGCAGGAAGCTTAGGAATAGTTGATAACTTACTATTAAAAACATATCGAACAACTAAACGTACAAAATGGGGTCTTCTCCAAAAGAAACAAAATAGTGAATGGTCAAGAAAATTAGTTGAAACATTTGATGTTAAAACAGCTGACCTACATAGCCCTGTTCGTCAGCTTTCAGGTGGTAATCAGCAAAAGCTATTATTCGCACGAGAAATTGATCAAGAGCCGAAGCTGATGATTGCTGTACATCCAACACAGGGGTTGGATGTTGGAGCTACAGAAGCTGTTCATCAGATGTTGCTAAATCTTAAGCTTTCAGGAGGTGCCATTTTACTCATATCGGAAGATTTAGATGAAGTAATGAAATTGTCCGATAAAATTTTAGTTTTATATAACGGAAAAGTGAACGGCGTCATCTCTCGGGCAAAAGCTGAAAAAGAGTATATTGGCCAACTTATGGCTGGTTTGGATGAGCGGAAGGAAGGAGCTGTTTTATGA
- a CDS encoding aromatic ring-hydroxylating dioxygenase subunit alpha: protein MQVKDPVLFHQWHPVLLSKELADLPKAAEVLGEKIVIFRTSQGVHAFKDLCIHRGVPLSLGKVVNDAIVCPYHGWTYNTCGTCTKIPAMPIGKAIPRKAKAITYHCVEEAGLVWVCLGQPEHHPAIGEENVGNELVRVEMGPYEINAAGPRVVENFLDVSHLMFVHEGLLGDSQFPEIGDYEVHEQDGVLVSDEIDIYQPDPDGRGHGVHAKYTYKVFHPLCAGFTKRIDHSEEFFDLYLIVSPVNEEKSKAFMIMERNYALDEDEKVFVDFQDLLIEQDKIIVENQKPELLPLDLQAELHLKSDRVSIAYRKMLKEVGLSFGTA from the coding sequence ATGCAAGTTAAAGATCCTGTTTTGTTTCATCAATGGCATCCGGTCCTATTATCGAAAGAGTTAGCTGATCTTCCAAAGGCTGCTGAAGTTCTTGGTGAAAAGATTGTCATATTTCGTACGTCTCAAGGTGTGCATGCTTTTAAAGATTTATGTATTCACCGCGGAGTACCACTGTCATTAGGTAAGGTTGTGAATGATGCAATTGTTTGTCCATATCATGGATGGACCTATAATACGTGTGGAACATGCACAAAAATCCCAGCAATGCCAATAGGAAAGGCGATACCAAGAAAGGCAAAAGCCATTACTTATCATTGTGTTGAAGAAGCCGGGTTAGTATGGGTCTGCCTGGGTCAACCAGAACATCACCCCGCTATTGGTGAAGAAAATGTGGGCAATGAATTGGTTCGTGTTGAAATGGGGCCTTATGAAATCAATGCAGCAGGGCCACGGGTTGTTGAAAATTTCCTAGACGTTTCACATCTTATGTTCGTTCATGAAGGACTTCTTGGAGACAGTCAGTTTCCTGAAATTGGTGATTATGAGGTGCATGAGCAAGATGGAGTTCTAGTTTCTGATGAAATCGACATTTATCAACCAGATCCAGATGGAAGAGGGCATGGCGTCCATGCAAAATACACGTATAAAGTCTTTCATCCACTTTGTGCAGGGTTTACAAAAAGAATTGATCATTCTGAAGAGTTTTTTGATCTTTATCTTATCGTTTCACCAGTAAATGAAGAAAAAAGTAAAGCGTTTATGATTATGGAACGCAATTATGCGCTCGATGAAGATGAAAAGGTATTTGTGGATTTTCAAGACCTTTTAATTGAACAAGACAAAATTATTGTAGAAAATCAAAAACCAGAGTTACTTCCACTTGATCTTCAAGCAGAGCTACATTTAAAGAGCGATAGAGTTAGTATTGCCTACAGAAAAATGTTAAAAGAAGTAGGATTATCATTTGGAACTGCATAA
- the hutP gene encoding hut operon transcriptional regulator HutP — protein MALSKNRLIGRNAIMLLLSENPNEQLQFLQQNKWRGCLGKVGSMEANKVVASIETAAKKNGIIQSDVYRESHALYHAIMEALHGVTRGQVQLGSVLRTVGLSFAVLRGNPYDHEQEGDWIAVSLYGTIGAPVKGSEHETIGLGINHI, from the coding sequence ATGGCATTAAGTAAAAATCGATTAATTGGACGAAATGCAATTATGCTGTTGTTATCTGAAAATCCTAACGAACAGCTTCAATTCCTTCAACAAAACAAATGGAGGGGCTGTTTGGGGAAAGTGGGTTCGATGGAGGCGAATAAAGTCGTTGCATCTATTGAAACAGCAGCAAAGAAAAATGGCATCATTCAGTCTGATGTTTATCGTGAATCACATGCATTATATCATGCGATTATGGAAGCCTTACATGGTGTAACGCGAGGTCAAGTACAGTTAGGTTCAGTGTTACGAACCGTTGGACTTTCTTTCGCGGTTTTACGTGGCAATCCATATGATCATGAGCAAGAAGGAGATTGGATTGCTGTCTCGTTATACGGAACGATCGGAGCTCCAGTAAAAGGCTCCGAGCATGAAACGATTGGCCTTGGTATTAATCATATATAA
- a CDS encoding BMP family ABC transporter substrate-binding protein translates to MKKKIMGLFVLIMMFMVIVACSQESSQPAEPETTEEETEATKTESETEELPKVAFVYIGVPGDGGWTFEHDKGRQMVDETFGITSTTVENVPEGPDAERVIEELAQDHDIIFTTSFGYMDPTVNVAKKYPDVVFMHATGYKTAENLGTYQGKGYQPGYLAGIAAGKLTENNKIGYVGAFPIPEVIYTINAFTLGAQSVNPDIEVSVVWSNTWFDPATERQAAITLLDEGVDVLANYQDSPAGIQAAAERGVWGMGNDSDMNKYAPETYVTNPTLNWGPYYVDVVQSVIDGTWETNSYYGGLKEGMVDLAPFGKNVPQDVQDAVNTKKQEIIDGTFEVFSGPIYDQSGEIKLDEGETIPLEEILSMNWFVKGVKGTIPE, encoded by the coding sequence TTGAAGAAAAAAATAATGGGCTTATTTGTATTGATCATGATGTTCATGGTTATTGTTGCTTGTTCTCAGGAGTCTTCACAGCCTGCTGAACCTGAGACAACAGAAGAAGAAACAGAAGCAACAAAAACAGAATCAGAAACAGAGGAATTACCAAAAGTAGCATTTGTTTATATTGGTGTACCTGGTGATGGAGGTTGGACGTTCGAGCATGATAAAGGAAGACAAATGGTTGATGAAACATTTGGTATTACCTCGACAACAGTAGAAAATGTTCCGGAGGGTCCTGATGCTGAACGTGTTATTGAAGAGCTTGCTCAAGATCATGACATTATTTTTACAACAAGCTTTGGATATATGGATCCAACTGTGAATGTAGCTAAAAAATATCCTGATGTTGTGTTTATGCATGCAACTGGTTATAAAACCGCTGAAAACCTGGGTACATACCAAGGGAAAGGGTATCAGCCCGGATATTTAGCTGGGATTGCGGCTGGAAAGTTAACAGAAAACAATAAAATTGGTTATGTTGGTGCCTTCCCAATACCAGAGGTGATTTACACAATTAATGCTTTCACATTAGGTGCACAAAGTGTAAATCCAGATATTGAAGTTTCAGTTGTTTGGAGTAATACGTGGTTTGATCCTGCAACCGAAAGACAGGCAGCTATTACATTATTAGATGAAGGTGTTGACGTTCTAGCAAACTATCAAGATTCACCAGCGGGTATCCAAGCTGCTGCTGAACGAGGCGTTTGGGGAATGGGGAATGACTCTGACATGAACAAATACGCTCCTGAGACTTATGTAACGAATCCAACTCTTAACTGGGGACCTTATTATGTTGATGTTGTGCAAAGTGTAATAGATGGGACATGGGAAACGAATTCCTATTATGGAGGTTTAAAAGAAGGGATGGTTGACTTAGCTCCATTCGGTAAAAATGTACCACAGGATGTTCAGGATGCTGTTAATACGAAAAAACAAGAAATCATTGATGGAACTTTCGAGGTATTTAGTGGTCCTATTTATGATCAGTCAGGAGAAATTAAGCTCGATGAGGGAGAAACAATTCCTCTTGAAGAAATTCTTAGCATGAACTGGTTTGTTAAAGGTGTAAAAGGAACAATTCCAGAATAA
- a CDS encoding ABC transporter permease produces MNQKTSAEQAAVEIQGSKKKLELPFRLEYDPHKKSSSWFVPLLSILIALFICAVFIAIDGMNPITVYGKMLQGAFGSAFGISETLVKATPLLLCGLGVAIAYRISIWNIGAEGQFLLGAIGATAITIYFPNLPGIVYIPLMVIVGIVAGAVWGLLTALPRTYYQVNELITSLMLNYIALLLLDYFVFGPWRDPEGFNFPGTPMFLPSQLLATIGDTRLHIGVLFAIIAVVLFAFLILKTRWGYELRVLGANPSAAKYAGIKINKHILLVMMISGGMAGLAGMIEVSGVAGRLMYGISPGYGYTAIIVAWLARLNPWAMIVSSIFIGGLIVGGYSVQTIGLPSSMSLMLQGAILFCLIGGEMLSKFRVKK; encoded by the coding sequence ATGAATCAAAAAACATCTGCTGAACAAGCTGCTGTTGAAATACAGGGTTCTAAAAAGAAACTAGAATTGCCTTTTCGATTAGAATATGACCCACATAAAAAGTCGAGCAGCTGGTTTGTACCACTTTTATCAATACTTATAGCTTTATTTATTTGTGCTGTGTTTATTGCAATCGACGGGATGAATCCCATTACGGTTTATGGGAAAATGCTGCAAGGTGCATTTGGCTCTGCTTTTGGTATTAGTGAAACACTTGTAAAAGCAACCCCTCTTTTACTTTGTGGGCTCGGTGTGGCCATTGCTTACCGAATATCGATCTGGAATATTGGTGCAGAAGGGCAATTTTTACTAGGAGCAATTGGAGCAACAGCTATCACCATTTACTTTCCAAACTTGCCTGGAATCGTTTATATCCCACTTATGGTCATCGTCGGAATAGTAGCTGGTGCTGTATGGGGATTACTTACCGCCTTACCTCGTACCTATTATCAAGTAAATGAACTGATTACTTCCTTAATGTTGAACTATATCGCTCTCTTGCTGTTAGATTATTTTGTTTTTGGACCATGGAGAGATCCTGAAGGCTTTAATTTTCCTGGAACTCCAATGTTTTTACCTTCACAATTACTTGCCACAATAGGTGATACTCGACTTCATATTGGAGTATTGTTCGCAATAATCGCGGTTGTTTTATTTGCATTTCTCATTTTAAAAACCCGTTGGGGCTATGAATTAAGAGTATTAGGTGCTAATCCATCAGCGGCTAAATACGCCGGTATCAAAATTAATAAACACATTCTCCTAGTTATGATGATTAGCGGAGGGATGGCAGGGTTAGCTGGAATGATTGAGGTATCTGGTGTTGCAGGAAGGCTCATGTATGGTATTTCACCAGGTTATGGATACACAGCTATTATCGTTGCATGGCTTGCCAGATTAAATCCATGGGCAATGATTGTTTCATCGATTTTTATTGGTGGGTTAATAGTCGGTGGTTATAGTGTTCAAACCATTGGCCTACCATCTTCTATGTCTCTAATGCTTCAAGGTGCCATTTTATTTTGCTTAATTGGTGGAGAAATGCTTAGCAAATTTCGTGTGAAAAAGTAA
- the hutH gene encoding histidine ammonia-lyase, with protein MILLDGESLSFSTLLKILFEGEEVGFSDESLKRVVASRKAVEKIVSEEKVVYGITTGFGKFSDVFIEKEDVELLQLNLIRSHACGIGDPFPEVVSRAMLVLRANALLKGFSGVRPIIIERLIDLVNAEIHPIIPQQGSLGASGDLAPLSHLALVLIGEGDVLYKGQKTTAIQALEQESLSPITLTAKEGLALINGTQAMTAMGVVAYLEAEKLAYQADLISAVTIEGLRGILDAFDEDIHLARGYKEQIDVANRIRSYLSDSLLTTRQGDIRVQDAYSIRCIPQVHGATWQALNYVKEKLEIEMNAATDNPLLFLGDEKVLSGGNFHGQPIAFAMDFLKIAIAELANISERRIERLVNPQLNDLPAFLSPEPGLQSGAMIMQYAAASLVSENKTLAHPASVDSIPSSANQEDHVSMGTIASRHAYQIITNTRRVLAVEAICSIQAAEFRGVQKMSTVTRKFYEEARQVVPSIVNDRVFSIDIEAMQHWLKLGATSIPTSLEGTK; from the coding sequence ATGATTTTGCTAGATGGAGAAAGCTTAAGCTTTTCTACTTTACTAAAAATCCTATTTGAAGGAGAAGAAGTTGGATTCTCGGATGAAAGCTTAAAACGTGTGGTGGCAAGCAGAAAAGCGGTTGAAAAAATCGTTTCCGAGGAAAAAGTTGTTTATGGTATTACTACAGGATTCGGGAAATTTAGTGATGTGTTCATTGAAAAAGAAGACGTTGAGCTCCTTCAACTCAATTTAATTCGTTCACATGCATGCGGAATTGGTGATCCGTTTCCAGAAGTTGTTTCACGAGCAATGCTTGTTTTACGTGCCAATGCCTTACTCAAAGGTTTTTCGGGTGTACGTCCTATTATCATTGAAAGATTAATTGATTTGGTAAATGCCGAAATTCATCCTATTATTCCACAACAAGGCTCTTTGGGCGCAAGTGGTGATCTAGCTCCACTTTCACATCTTGCTCTCGTGTTAATAGGAGAAGGTGATGTGCTGTATAAAGGTCAAAAAACAACAGCAATTCAAGCACTAGAGCAAGAATCGCTTTCCCCAATAACCCTTACAGCAAAGGAGGGGCTAGCCCTTATTAATGGCACTCAAGCGATGACCGCAATGGGCGTAGTTGCCTATCTAGAGGCAGAAAAGTTAGCCTATCAAGCTGACTTAATCTCGGCTGTAACCATAGAGGGTTTAAGGGGAATTCTGGATGCTTTTGATGAGGATATTCATCTTGCTCGTGGATATAAAGAGCAAATTGACGTAGCGAACCGAATTAGATCCTATTTATCTGATAGTCTACTAACGACGAGACAAGGAGACATTCGCGTACAAGATGCCTATTCAATTAGGTGCATTCCGCAAGTTCATGGGGCTACATGGCAAGCGTTAAATTATGTGAAAGAAAAACTTGAAATTGAAATGAATGCAGCAACAGATAATCCGTTACTTTTTCTTGGTGATGAAAAGGTATTGTCCGGTGGAAACTTTCATGGCCAGCCGATTGCCTTTGCTATGGACTTTTTAAAGATCGCCATTGCAGAATTAGCCAATATCTCTGAACGACGAATTGAAAGATTAGTAAATCCTCAACTAAATGATTTACCAGCCTTTTTAAGTCCTGAGCCTGGTCTACAATCAGGTGCGATGATTATGCAATATGCCGCTGCCTCACTAGTCTCGGAAAACAAAACATTAGCACATCCGGCTAGTGTTGATAGTATTCCTTCATCAGCTAATCAAGAAGATCACGTTAGTATGGGAACAATCGCGTCACGACACGCTTATCAAATTATTACAAATACTCGGCGAGTGCTAGCGGTAGAAGCAATTTGCAGTATTCAAGCGGCTGAATTTCGTGGTGTTCAAAAGATGTCAACCGTTACAAGGAAATTTTATGAAGAAGCAAGACAGGTTGTTCCATCCATCGTAAATGATCGAGTTTTTTCGATCGATATAGAAGCAATGCAACATTGGTTAAAGCTCGGAGCAACATCAATACCAACTAGCCTGGAGGGAACAAAATGA
- a CDS encoding YitT family protein, whose protein sequence is MNTIKIVSVIVLGSLLLSIGINVFLTPYKVLDGGMIGIGLILHYLFDLKAGIMIIVFSAPIFLVAWIYYRKYFYNSLHGLLLSSFFIDLLKPLDGIVHASPIVSSIIGGIFVGSGIGLMLRIGTSTGGTDLLAQFISDRSGINVGILIFCIDMVVILLGGLLISSETLILSCITIVIVGLTTTIVSSKSIREV, encoded by the coding sequence ATGAATACGATAAAAATTGTGAGTGTTATTGTGTTAGGCAGTCTTCTATTATCAATTGGGATCAATGTTTTTTTAACTCCTTATAAAGTGTTAGATGGTGGAATGATCGGAATTGGCTTAATCTTGCACTATTTGTTTGATTTAAAAGCAGGTATCATGATCATTGTTTTTAGTGCACCAATATTTCTCGTTGCATGGATCTATTATAGAAAGTATTTTTATAATAGTTTACATGGGTTATTACTTTCATCTTTTTTTATTGATTTGCTAAAACCATTGGATGGAATTGTTCATGCTTCACCAATTGTAAGCTCCATTATTGGCGGGATATTTGTTGGCTCAGGGATTGGGTTAATGCTTCGTATCGGGACTAGCACAGGTGGAACAGATCTTCTTGCTCAATTTATATCTGACAGATCTGGAATTAACGTCGGGATTTTGATCTTTTGTATTGATATGGTTGTGATCTTGCTAGGAGGTCTATTAATATCAAGTGAAACATTAATTTTGTCTTGTATTACCATCGTAATCGTTGGATTAACAACAACAATTGTTTCATCAAAATCTATAAGGGAAGTTTAA
- a CDS encoding ABC transporter permease, which produces MDVFILLLTAAISSGTPLLFAVLGGILSEKAGVIHLGTEGIMLIGAVMSCIVFIETESLFVTFIACLLASGFLGLIHAFLSISLGANQIVSGLAITLFGTGLSAYLGKSVAGIALPVSVPKVELSWLEFIPVIGKVFSNLDLFIWMSIVLTIVLYLYMYKTSWGLHLKAVGDSPSTTDVMGISVTGFRYFHVIVGSMLMGLSGFYLIMAYSPNWIEGMTAGRGWIAIALIIFARWNPIYALFCAYFFGGLDALGFRIQLFEIPVPSYFLKMIPYFATIVVLMFVGWKNRNKPPIEPKSLGVPYFREQRF; this is translated from the coding sequence ATGGATGTTTTCATTTTGCTCTTAACAGCAGCCATATCATCTGGTACACCATTGCTGTTTGCAGTACTAGGAGGAATTTTAAGTGAAAAAGCAGGCGTCATACATCTTGGTACTGAAGGCATTATGCTAATTGGGGCAGTCATGTCATGTATTGTTTTTATTGAAACCGAAAGCTTGTTCGTAACATTTATTGCCTGCTTATTAGCCTCAGGATTCCTCGGACTTATTCATGCATTTTTAAGTATTAGTTTAGGTGCTAATCAAATTGTGAGTGGGTTAGCGATCACTTTATTCGGTACGGGACTGAGTGCGTATTTAGGTAAATCTGTAGCAGGAATTGCGTTACCGGTATCCGTTCCGAAGGTGGAGCTAAGTTGGCTGGAGTTCATCCCTGTGATCGGTAAGGTGTTTTCAAACCTCGATCTTTTCATTTGGATGAGTATTGTGTTAACGATTGTTCTTTATTTATATATGTACAAAACTTCGTGGGGCCTTCATTTAAAAGCGGTTGGTGATAGTCCTTCAACTACAGATGTGATGGGTATTTCAGTAACAGGTTTTCGTTATTTTCACGTCATTGTCGGCTCGATGCTTATGGGACTATCAGGATTTTATCTCATCATGGCCTATTCACCGAACTGGATAGAAGGAATGACAGCTGGAAGAGGTTGGATTGCGATTGCTTTAATTATCTTTGCTCGCTGGAATCCTATCTACGCATTATTTTGCGCCTATTTTTTCGGTGGCCTTGATGCACTTGGTTTTCGTATTCAACTATTTGAAATACCGGTTCCATCTTATTTTCTGAAAATGATTCCCTATTTTGCAACGATTGTAGTCTTAATGTTTGTTGGCTGGAAAAACAGAAACAAACCTCCGATTGAACCAAAGTCATTAGGAGTTCCGTATTTCCGCGAGCAACGATTTTAA
- the ndk gene encoding nucleoside-diphosphate kinase, whose amino-acid sequence MQRTFIMVKPDGVKRKLIGEIVRRFEQKGFTLLQAEFMTIDQEKAEYHYEEHKEKPFFGELVDFITSAPVFAMVWEGENIIEVSRTMIGKTSPTEALPGTIRGDFAFCKEENVIHGSDSLESAEREIANFFDPLKLRGGKTDLKDNVRKSS is encoded by the coding sequence ATGCAGAGAACTTTTATCATGGTCAAACCTGATGGTGTGAAAAGAAAATTAATTGGAGAAATTGTTAGACGTTTTGAACAAAAGGGGTTTACTCTTTTACAAGCAGAATTCATGACAATTGATCAAGAAAAAGCTGAATACCATTATGAAGAACATAAAGAAAAGCCATTTTTCGGTGAGTTGGTTGATTTTATTACATCAGCACCTGTTTTTGCGATGGTTTGGGAAGGTGAAAACATCATTGAGGTTTCTCGAACGATGATTGGAAAAACAAGTCCAACAGAAGCACTGCCAGGAACAATTCGTGGAGATTTTGCTTTTTGCAAAGAAGAAAATGTCATCCATGGATCTGATTCTCTAGAGAGTGCCGAACGGGAAATAGCAAATTTCTTTGATCCATTGAAGCTACGAGGCGGAAAAACAGATTTAAAAGATAATGTTAGAAAAAGTAGTTAA